In Chloroflexota bacterium, one genomic interval encodes:
- a CDS encoding NAD(P)-dependent oxidoreductase, which translates to MAVRVGFIGLGDIGLPMAKRVVTHGFETTVCGHMRRQPVEEMKGLGAKEVKTPKEVAQASDVTIIMVQNDKQAEEVIFGPDGLLEGTKSGDGILLMGTFSPAFCRRVAETAETRKVDVLDAPVVGARMGAEAGTLGISVGGNKEVLEKYRPVLETMGRITYCGALGMGQIVKLVNNMAVIVNAVAAYEAVAWGIKNGASEDMLVEHMRIGSANSFVVQNWEWLKSMFAETPPPTFYVGAKDLSYALAIGHEMNQPSPVTALVCELLKKGPPKLREQPK; encoded by the coding sequence ATGGCGGTGAGGGTCGGATTCATCGGTCTTGGGGACATCGGTCTACCTATGGCCAAGAGAGTGGTAACACATGGGTTTGAGACCACGGTGTGTGGCCACATGAGACGACAGCCGGTTGAGGAAATGAAAGGTCTGGGTGCCAAGGAGGTCAAAACACCCAAAGAGGTGGCTCAAGCCTCGGACGTCACAATCATCATGGTGCAAAACGACAAACAGGCTGAGGAGGTGATATTTGGGCCCGATGGCCTGCTAGAGGGGACAAAGAGTGGCGATGGGATTCTCTTGATGGGCACTTTTTCCCCTGCCTTCTGCAGAAGGGTGGCAGAAACGGCCGAAACGAGAAAAGTTGACGTGCTGGACGCCCCGGTGGTGGGAGCTCGTATGGGGGCTGAAGCAGGAACCCTCGGTATCAGCGTCGGTGGCAACAAGGAGGTTCTCGAGAAGTATCGTCCTGTCTTGGAGACGATGGGCAGGATTACTTACTGCGGTGCGCTCGGAATGGGCCAGATAGTGAAGCTCGTGAACAACATGGCAGTCATTGTCAACGCAGTGGCTGCCTACGAAGCAGTTGCCTGGGGGATCAAGAACGGTGCCTCCGAGGATATGCTGGTGGAGCATATGAGAATAGGCTCTGCAAACAGCTTCGTAGTGCAGAATTGGGAATGGCTGAAGTCAATGTTCGCTGAAACGCCGCCACCAACCTTCTACGTTGGGGCCAAGGACTTGAGCTACGCTCTTGCAATCGGACACGAGATGAACCAGCCCAGCCCAGTTACTGCTCTTGTCTGCGAACTCCTCAAGAAGGGGCCACCCAAGCTGCGTGAGCAGCCTAAATGA